A region of the Tissierellales bacterium genome:
GTATGACAGGGGGACAAATGGCTCCAACAACTTTAGTTGGACAAAAAGCTACAACTGCTCCTTATGGTAGAGATGAAGCCCATGCTGGTAGGCCAATAAGAATGGCAGAATTATTAGCTACAATTCACGGAGCTAAATTTGTTGAAAGAGTTTCTGTCCATAATCCAGCTAATGTTAGAAAAGCTAAAAAAGCTATTAAGAAATGTTTTCAAGTACAATTAGAAGGAAAAGGTTTTGGAATTGTAGAAGTATTATCTACATGTCCAACTAACTGGGGATATACTCCAGAAGAAGGTCTTAAATGGCTAGAAGAAAATATGATTCCTTATTATCCTTTAGGAAACTTTAGAACTCCTGAGGAGGTGGAATAGATGGAAGAACGTATTATTATTGCAGGATTTGGTGGACAGGGTGTTATGGCAATGGGGCAACTTTTAACCTATGCAGGAATGATTGAAGATAAAAAGGTTTCCTGGTTACCATCCTATGGACCCGAAATGCGTGGAGGAACTGCTAACTGTAGTGTTATTATATCATCAGAAGATGTTGGTTCTCCAGTAGTTATAGATTCAAATACTGCTATTGCTATGAATAAGCCATCTCTTGATAAATTTGAAGATTCTGTTGTAAAGGGCGGGAAGCTGTTTATAAACTCATCATTAATTGGTGAAAAATCTAAAAGAGATGATATAGAAGTATACTATATTCCTGCTAATGATATCGCAGATGAATTAGGTAATATTAGAGTGGCAAATATGGTTATGCTAGGGGCATATTTAGAGGTATCAAAAGTAGTAGAAACAGATTCAGTTTTGAAAGCCTTTACAAAAGTATTTGGAGAAGATAAAAAACATCTTCTTCCGATAAATGAAGAAGCTATTAAAAAAGGTTCTTTAGCGGTAAAAGAACAACTTGGGGCTACAGTTTAAAAGTTAAAAGCGTGAATAGATTAATAAATTAGTAATTTTAAAAAGTTTAAAGGCTGTACTCTTGTGTTTTGTTAAGAGTACAGCTTTTACTATTGCATAATTATAGATAATTTGATATAATATTTTTGGGTATATTACGCTCGTTAATAATTTTCTTGCCTTATTAGGAAACGTTACCATATACTACATATTTTTTACTTTTTAGTATCAAACATTTCGAGTAGTACAGATTATCTTAATTTATTAATATTATTACAAACAAATTAATCCAGATATATAATACCATAAAGACTTTATTAATATTTTTGCCTGCAATAACAAAAATTTTAAACTCTTAAATAGCAATATAAACTGTTAATTTTTAACAGTTTATAATTTAGCGCTGAATTCTTACTTTTAAGAAACGGGTGATCCAATTCTTTAAGGCGAATCCTTTTAGATAGAGCTAGCCTTCAGCTCTAACCAAATAATCAATTCCGTAAGCGTAAAAAGGGGCTTAGTATTTCTGTTTATTAGACTATGAAAAATTAGAAATAAGACCCTATAATTTTTTTACATTTTTTAAGGAAATCTTTATATATTGTATTTTATGAAAAATATTTATAGGAAGGGACTGGTACTATTATGAAGAAAGTTTATTTGGCTTTTACTATAGGCAATGATCCTCATACAGAAGGATTATTTAAATCAAGTCATATTGGTAAACTTGCTGATATTGATTGCCATGTATTGGAACCAGGAAAAACAATAGATGGGTTAGCAGAAGCCATAAAGTTTTATGAACCTAATTATATTGGTATAAGTTATAGACTTACTCCTGAAATTGGAGTGAAGGAATTTACTCGTACGTTATATGAGCTAAAAGAATTAGGACTCTTATTTAGACAGGATGGTGAAATGAGAAAAATTGCACTGGCAGGACTTCCTAAAACGATTGAAATGTTAGAGGGAATGAAAGATACACTACCTTGTAAAGTGTATTTAGTTCCACCTGAAACCAACCCATTAGTAAAGGCCGCTGCAAGTTTAGATTATTTTGAAGTTTATCATGATAGAAGGGAAGAGATTTTATTACAGCTTAAGGAAGAATTATTTCCTTATAGGATTAAAGAATTGGATCAGCTAGCAAAGGAAGTAATTGCAGATGAAAAATATCGTTTTGAGCCACCATTAAATATACCATCTGACAAGGGAAAAATTTCTCTTACACATAGGCATAAAGAAGCAAAAAGACCATTAATACGTACACATTTTGGAATCCCTTCAAATTCAATCTATCCTACAGTAGAAGGGATAAAAATTTTAGCTAGTGCAAAAGTTGTGGATGAAATTTCTTTAGGCTCTTCTGATTTGTCCCAAAGATATTTTGGGAAACCAGAAGAATTTAAAAGGAGAAAAAATGATGGAGGGGTACCATATAAGGGCTATAATGATTTAGTAAGTCTTTTTAAAGCAACTAGACAGGGAAATTATCCATCTATAAAGCCCTATGCTCATGTGTCTGATATATTAAATTTTATTGATATTTGTGTAAAAGCAGGAATGCTAATTGGGGCACACCAGGCTATTCCACTGTTTTGGTTTAATGAATTAGATGGAAGAGGTCCGTTATCCGTCAGTGAGTCTATTGAGGAACATATTTTGGCTGTTAAAAAGCTTGCAAAATTAGGCATACCAGTTGAGATGAATGATCCTAATCAATGGTCATCTAGATATGCCCATGACGCCTTAATAGTAACAGATTATGCTTTAATAACTGCAGTTATGGTCGCATCTGGAGTAAAGGATAGAATATATCAGTTTCAGTTTAATAAACCTGCTGAAACAGGAGATTTGGCAGATATTGCAAAGATGTCTGCAGCTATTGAAATTTCAAATAAGATATTAGGTAAATTTTCATCAAGAATGTGGAAGGAAACTCGTACAGGAATTGAACATTTAAGTCCAGATATGGAGACAGCGCGTTACCAATTGGCAAGATCTACATTATTACAAATGTGCATCGAACCACAAATAATTCACCTTGTAAGTTATTGCGAAGCAAACCACGCAGCGACACCGGAGGATATTATTGAAAGTTCACAAATAGTTCGTAGAGCTATAAGGGTATTTGAGGAAAACAAGCCAGATTTAGTTAAGTATATTTATGATCCTGCGGTTTTAAATAGAAAAGTACATCTAATTAATGAAGCGTCATTTTTGTTAAAAGAAATAGCAAAACTTAATCCTTTATTTAAGGAGGATGATTTATCGACGTTAGCTCCTTATTTAGCGGATAGCAAGACTTTGACTAATGCTATAAGGAAAGGATATATGGCTGCACCTGGTATAATGCATCCAGATTATAGGCAAGAGAAATTACATACAAAAGCTATGAAGTATGGATTTATAGATGCTGTAGACTTTAAAAATGATAAAATCTTATCAGAAAAAAACAGGTTACATCGATTAGTGAAGTTTTAGCTGAATTAAGAGAAAATCTATTGTGTTATTTTATAATTAAATTAATGAGGGGGATGATTTGGTTATGAAGTTAGGTATTTATGGGGTTAGCACTCAGGGGGGGAAAGCATTTTTAGCAGATTTTCTTATAAAAGGATATGATGTATACGGATATGCTAGACCATCACAACATGGTTTAGAATTTATTAATGAAGTACAAAGTAAAAAAGGAATTATGTTAGAAAGGCCCAAAGATATTACTGAAGAAAAAAGTCGTTTTCTTAAGCTAAATAATAGTAAAGTTGGATGTGATTTAAATGAGTTAGTAGAACACTCAGATATTATAGTTATTTCACATCCTTCACAGTATATTGTAGAAACTGTTGCTAATCTTAAAGAAGCAGGAATTATAAAGAAAAGAACTCCCTTAATTTTAGGCTGTAGCAGAACTCTTGCAACACCCTATGTTTGGAATATATTAGGGGGAAATTATCCTGTTATTTGTTTTTCGACTTTGCCCTATTCAGCTAAATCACCATACCCTGGAATTGTATATATAAAAAGGAGAAAAAGAAATTGGATGGCTTCCGTAGAAGGTGAGTTTAAGGATGAAGATATTGATTTAATTGAAACAATCTTCCCACAAGTTCTATACAATAATATTCCTGCTAGTACATCTTTAGGGAACATCGGTGCAGTTTTCCACGCAGCGCCTTATATATTAAATTATGAAGATATAAAAGAAAGTGAAAAAAGAGGGGAGGCTTATTCTTTCTATATGCAAGGTATAGCTGCAAGGAGTGATGTAGGAGAATGTATAGAAGGGATTGATCAAACTAGACTCCATATTGCTAGCTACCTAGATTTATCAGTTTTTGATTCTTCTATTCCTTCTAGGGAGGTTAGATGGAAAGAAATAATGAATCATATGAGAATGGCTGAATTAGAACATATGGACAATATTAATGAACTAAGGGTTTTGAGACATGATTATTTAAAGGAAGTTAATAATGCTATTTTATCAGCACAACATTGGCTAGATGTAACCTATGGTGTTAGGAGAATAGAAGGAGAATCAATTTGTTCTGCAATAAAACGTACTCCTACATACCAAAAAATGTCTGTGCCTCAAAAAAGGTATGTTGAAGAAGATATACCAACAGGACTTGTACCTTTAGAAGCCTTAGCAAAAAGGTTTAATATTAGACATGATGAAATAACATATATTATTGATCTTTATGATGAAAAATTTAATATTGATTCTAGGGCAATTGGAAGAAATCTTAAACAGATTGAAACTAAGTTTTTAATTAAGTATTTAAAAGGAGATTTATTTGGAAGTTATGATTATGCTATTTAATTAGTAACAAAATAATGAAGGTATATTATTAAAGTCAGCGAAAAGGCGTTTATAAATTAGACGCCTTTTTTATTTATGAATATTTCCTCGGAAATAATGAGGGAAAACCTATAGAAAACATAGAATTATGTAGTTTTAGATAAAAATTTCCTGTATAAACTAGAATTATTGTTATTATTTTTATTCTGTAACTTTCACTATATTAGCGTGTATAATACTTTTAATTTCGACAAAATAAAGGTTATTGTTCATTTAATTTTAGGTTTTGAGTATTGCTTTTTTATGATCTGGATATTATACCAATAAATTTATTTACAATTTCTATAATATAATTTTATAGTTCATTTTTCCATGTAGGGAAAGATAGATCTTACTATTTATTATTGTAATTTCAGTTGAAAACTAGCATGTAAATATTTTATACAAGACATAAAATATTGTATTTTCTATTATAGGTTTAAAGATGGTAATA
Encoded here:
- a CDS encoding 2-oxoacid:acceptor oxidoreductase family protein, with the translated sequence MEERIIIAGFGGQGVMAMGQLLTYAGMIEDKKVSWLPSYGPEMRGGTANCSVIISSEDVGSPVVIDSNTAIAMNKPSLDKFEDSVVKGGKLFINSSLIGEKSKRDDIEVYYIPANDIADELGNIRVANMVMLGAYLEVSKVVETDSVLKAFTKVFGEDKKHLLPINEEAIKKGSLAVKEQLGATV
- a CDS encoding NAD/NADP octopine/nopaline dehydrogenase family protein, with translation MKLGIYGVSTQGGKAFLADFLIKGYDVYGYARPSQHGLEFINEVQSKKGIMLERPKDITEEKSRFLKLNNSKVGCDLNELVEHSDIIVISHPSQYIVETVANLKEAGIIKKRTPLILGCSRTLATPYVWNILGGNYPVICFSTLPYSAKSPYPGIVYIKRRKRNWMASVEGEFKDEDIDLIETIFPQVLYNNIPASTSLGNIGAVFHAAPYILNYEDIKESEKRGEAYSFYMQGIAARSDVGECIEGIDQTRLHIASYLDLSVFDSSIPSREVRWKEIMNHMRMAELEHMDNINELRVLRHDYLKEVNNAILSAQHWLDVTYGVRRIEGESICSAIKRTPTYQKMSVPQKRYVEEDIPTGLVPLEALAKRFNIRHDEITYIIDLYDEKFNIDSRAIGRNLKQIETKFLIKYLKGDLFGSYDYAI